One genomic region from Kwoniella dejecticola CBS 10117 chromosome 1, complete sequence encodes:
- a CDS encoding isocitrate dehydrogenase, NAD-dependent, which yields MFSRSASRGVVSSLRSFQAPVRHYNSAFQSSPPTSTFAGQKGEDGNYTVTLIPGDGIGPEIAQSVKEIFAAAKAPIKWEEVDVTPILKDGKTVIPDKAITSIKKNTVALKGPLATPIGKGHVSLNLTLRRTFSLFANVRPCVSIQGYKTAYDNVNTVLIRENTEGEYSGIEHEIVDGVVQSIKLITREASERVARYAFHYASENGRDKVTAVHKANIMKMSDGMFLTACRAVAKEYPKISYDEDLLDRVCLRIATDPTPFADRVMVMPNLYGDILSDLSAGLIGGLGLTPSGNIGRDASIFEAVHGSAPDIEGKGLANPTALLLSSLMMLRHMGLFELADKIEKAALSTIAEGKAITRDLGGKSGTREYTDAILSKLK from the exons ATGTTCTCACGATCAGCATCCAGAGGCGTGGTATCCTCCTTACGCTCATTCCAG GCCCCAGTCAGGCATTACAACTCGGCTTTCCAATCTTCGCCCCCCACATCGACCTTTGCTGGCCAGAAGGGCGAAGAC GGAAACTACACCGTGACACTCATTCCCGGTGATGGTATCGGTCCCGAGATCGCTCAAAGCGTGAAGGAGATCTTTGCTgctgccaag GCTCCCATCAAGtgggaagaagtcgatgTCACCCCTATTCTCAAAGACGGTAAAACTGTTATCCCCGACAAGGCTATCACCtccatcaagaagaacacTGTCGCACTCAAGGGACCCCTTGCTACCCCTA TCGGAAAGGGTCACGTTTCTCTGAATCTTACCCTCCGAAGAACCTTCTCCCTATTCGCCAACGTCAGACCATGTGTCTCTATACAAGGATACAAGACCGCTTATGACAACGTCAACACTGTGTTGATCCGGGAGAACACAGAAGGAGAATACTCAGGTATCGAGCACGAG ATCGTCGACGGTGTCGTTCAAAGTATCAAGCTTATCACCCGTGAAGCTTCCGAAC GGGTTGCTCGATACGCCTTCCACTACGCTTCCGAGAACGGTAGAGACAAGGTCACAGCTGTCCACAAGGCCAACATCAT GAAAATGTCCGACGGAATGTTCTTGACTGCTTGTCGAGCTGTCGCCAAAGAATACCCTAAAATCTCTTACGATGAAGACTTGCTCGACCGAGTATGCTTGAGA ATCGCAACTGACCCTACACCTTTCGCTGACCGAGTCATGGTCATGCCTAACCT GTACGGTGATATCTTGTCCGATCTGTCAGCCGGTTTGATCGGTGGTCTAGGTCTCACACCATCAGGTAACATTGGtaga GACGCATCCATTTTCGAAGCTGTACACGGTTCTGCCCCAGATATCGAGGGTAAAGGTCTTGCCAACCCTACCgccctccttctttcttccttgatgatgCTTCG ACACATGGGTCTCTTCGAGCTTGCTGATAAGATTGAAAAGGCTGCCCTTTCT ACAATTGCCGAAGGTAAAGCCATCACCCGAGATCTCGGTGGTAAATCCGGAACTCGAGAATACACCGACGCCATCCTTTCCAAGCTCAAGTAA